Proteins from one Paraburkholderia acidisoli genomic window:
- a CDS encoding carboxyl transferase domain-containing protein — protein MPIIESKLNPRSEEFKANAAALDALVADLREKIQKLSLGGGEAARDKHLSRGKLLPRDRIAQLLDPGTPFLELSQLAAYGMYNDDAPGSGIITGIGRIAGQECVIVCNDATVKGGTYYPVTVKKHVRAQEIAQENQLPCVYLVDSGGANLPNQDEVFPDRDHFGRIFYNQANLSAQGIPQIAVVMGSCTAGGAYVPAMSDESIIVKNQGTIFLGGPPLVKAATGEEVSAEDLGGGDVHTRLSGVADHLAQNDAHALAIARSIVGNLNRTKTPPLALKEPLPPRYDAQSLYGVIPVDTRKPFDVREVIARLVDDSAFDEFKARYGTTLVTGFAHIWGHPVGIVANNGILFSESALKGAHFIELCAQRKIPLVFLQNITGFMVGRKYENEGIARNGAKMVTAVATAKVPKFTVIIGGSFGAGNYGMCGRAYSPRFLWMWPNARISVMGGEQAASVLATVRRDGIEAKGGTWSAQEEDAFKQPIRDQYERQGHPYYASARLWDDGVIDPAQTRDVLGLGLSAAMNAPIEDTRFGVFRM, from the coding sequence ATGCCGATCATCGAATCGAAGCTCAACCCGCGCTCGGAAGAATTCAAGGCGAATGCGGCGGCGCTCGACGCGCTCGTTGCCGACCTGCGCGAGAAGATCCAGAAGCTGTCGCTCGGCGGCGGCGAGGCGGCGCGCGACAAGCATCTCTCGCGCGGCAAGCTGCTGCCGCGCGATCGCATTGCGCAGCTGCTCGATCCCGGCACGCCGTTCCTGGAGTTGTCGCAACTCGCCGCGTACGGCATGTACAACGACGACGCGCCGGGCTCGGGCATCATCACCGGCATCGGGCGCATTGCGGGCCAGGAGTGCGTGATCGTGTGCAACGACGCCACCGTGAAGGGCGGCACGTATTATCCGGTCACGGTCAAGAAGCACGTGCGCGCGCAGGAAATCGCGCAGGAAAACCAGTTGCCGTGCGTGTATCTCGTCGACTCGGGCGGCGCGAATCTGCCGAATCAGGACGAGGTCTTCCCCGACCGCGATCACTTCGGCCGCATCTTCTACAACCAGGCGAATCTCTCGGCGCAAGGCATTCCGCAGATCGCCGTGGTCATGGGTTCTTGCACGGCGGGCGGCGCGTATGTGCCCGCCATGAGCGACGAATCGATCATCGTGAAGAATCAAGGCACGATCTTTCTCGGCGGACCGCCGCTCGTGAAAGCGGCCACGGGCGAGGAAGTGAGCGCCGAAGACCTCGGCGGCGGCGACGTGCATACGCGCTTGTCCGGCGTGGCCGATCACCTCGCGCAAAACGACGCGCATGCGCTTGCCATTGCGCGTTCGATCGTCGGCAATCTCAATCGCACGAAGACGCCGCCGCTTGCGTTGAAAGAACCGCTGCCGCCGCGCTACGACGCGCAGAGTCTCTACGGCGTGATTCCGGTGGATACGCGCAAGCCCTTCGACGTGCGCGAAGTCATCGCGCGCCTTGTCGACGACTCGGCTTTCGACGAATTCAAGGCGCGCTACGGCACCACGCTCGTCACGGGTTTCGCGCATATCTGGGGTCACCCCGTGGGGATCGTCGCGAACAACGGCATTCTGTTTTCCGAGTCGGCGTTGAAGGGCGCGCACTTCATCGAACTGTGCGCGCAACGCAAGATTCCGCTCGTGTTCCTGCAGAACATCACGGGTTTCATGGTGGGACGCAAGTACGAGAACGAAGGCATCGCGCGCAATGGCGCGAAGATGGTCACGGCCGTGGCCACGGCGAAGGTGCCCAAGTTCACGGTCATCATCGGCGGGTCGTTCGGCGCGGGCAACTACGGCATGTGCGGCCGCGCGTATTCGCCGCGCTTCCTGTGGATGTGGCCCAATGCGCGCATTTCGGTGATGGGCGGCGAGCAGGCCGCTTCGGTGCTCGCCACGGTGCGCCGTGACGGGATCGAGGCGAAGGGCGGCACGTGGAGCGCGCAGGAAGAAGACGCGTTCAAGCAGCCTATCCGCGATCAATACGAACGCCAGGGCCACCCGTACTATGCGAGCGCACGCCTCTGGGACGACGGCGTAATCGATCCCGCGCAAACGCGCGACGTGCTCGGCCTGGGTTTATCCGCGGCCATGAACGCGCCGATCGAAGACACACGCTTCGGCGTGTTCCGCATGTAA
- a CDS encoding acetyl/propionyl/methylcrotonyl-CoA carboxylase subunit alpha: MFDKILIANRGEIACRVAATCRRLGIRSVAVYSDADANAKHVAACDEAVHIGEAAAAQSYLRVERIIEAARATGAQAIHPGYGFLSENEDFARACEAAGIVFIGPPVGAIAAMGSKAAAKALMHAAAVPLVPGYHGDDQDAALLQREADAMGYPVLLKASAGGGGKGMRVVERSEDFAAALASCKREAASSFGNDRVLIEKYLTRPRHVEVQVFADQHGGAVYLFDRDCSVQRRHQKVLEEAPAPGLADDVRRAMGEAAVAAARAVQYVGAGTVEFIMTGGDFYFMEMNTRLQVEHPVTEMITGLDLVEWQLRVAAGEPLPLEQSQLSVTGHALEARIYAENPARGFLPSTGTLKHVRMPEGVEFRLGANVRIDSGVREGDTITPFYDPMIAKLIVHGATRTDALARMTRALEQCEVVGPHTNVEFLHRLVTCEPFASADLDTGLIERHHEALFAPQPQPLREALALACAALLAREGATAAGASPWQALAQWRLNSGFAQTFNWRDVATDTALVSAFAQDKGEQTLAFEGRAERYTWWRGAHAGEFGATLGDTRVTGRVFIDGDVFHVFCLGTAMAFEWQNLLAHAADAEHGEGRLTAPMPGKVIAVLVEPGAMVEKGAPLIVMEAMKMEHTIGAPTAGKVTEVLYGVGDQVADGAQLLVLEAA, from the coding sequence ATGTTCGACAAGATTCTCATCGCCAATCGCGGCGAAATCGCGTGCCGCGTGGCGGCCACGTGCAGGCGCCTGGGCATACGCAGCGTCGCGGTGTATTCGGACGCCGACGCCAACGCGAAGCACGTTGCCGCCTGCGACGAAGCCGTGCATATCGGCGAGGCCGCCGCCGCGCAGAGTTATTTGCGCGTCGAACGCATCATCGAAGCCGCGCGCGCCACGGGCGCACAGGCCATTCATCCGGGCTACGGCTTTCTTTCGGAGAACGAAGACTTCGCGCGCGCGTGCGAAGCCGCTGGCATCGTCTTCATCGGACCGCCGGTGGGCGCGATTGCCGCGATGGGCTCGAAAGCCGCCGCGAAGGCGCTCATGCATGCGGCTGCGGTGCCGCTCGTGCCCGGCTATCACGGCGACGACCAGGACGCCGCGCTTCTGCAACGCGAAGCCGACGCCATGGGTTACCCCGTATTGCTGAAGGCGAGCGCGGGCGGCGGCGGCAAGGGCATGCGCGTGGTCGAGCGCAGCGAGGATTTCGCGGCGGCGCTCGCGTCGTGCAAGCGCGAAGCCGCGAGCAGCTTTGGCAACGACCGCGTGCTGATCGAGAAGTACCTCACGCGCCCGCGCCATGTGGAAGTGCAGGTGTTCGCCGATCAACACGGCGGCGCCGTGTACCTGTTCGATCGCGACTGTTCGGTGCAGCGCCGTCACCAGAAAGTGCTGGAAGAAGCCCCTGCGCCGGGCCTCGCCGACGACGTGCGCCGCGCGATGGGCGAAGCCGCCGTGGCCGCCGCGCGCGCCGTGCAATACGTGGGCGCGGGCACCGTCGAGTTCATCATGACGGGCGGCGACTTCTACTTCATGGAGATGAACACGCGCCTGCAGGTCGAGCATCCGGTCACGGAAATGATCACGGGCCTCGATCTCGTCGAATGGCAATTGCGCGTGGCGGCGGGCGAACCGCTGCCGCTCGAACAGTCGCAACTGAGCGTTACGGGGCATGCGCTCGAAGCGCGCATTTACGCGGAAAACCCGGCGCGCGGCTTCCTGCCGTCCACGGGCACGCTCAAGCATGTGCGCATGCCCGAGGGCGTGGAGTTTCGCCTTGGCGCGAACGTACGCATCGACAGCGGCGTGCGCGAAGGCGACACCATCACGCCGTTCTACGATCCCATGATCGCCAAGCTGATCGTGCACGGCGCGACGCGCACGGACGCGCTCGCGCGCATGACGCGCGCGCTCGAACAATGCGAAGTGGTCGGGCCGCACACCAACGTCGAGTTTCTGCATCGGCTTGTGACGTGCGAGCCGTTCGCGAGCGCCGATCTCGACACAGGCCTGATCGAGCGCCATCACGAAGCCTTGTTCGCGCCACAGCCGCAACCGTTGCGCGAAGCGCTCGCGCTCGCTTGCGCGGCGCTGCTCGCGCGCGAAGGTGCCACGGCGGCAGGTGCTTCGCCGTGGCAGGCGTTGGCGCAGTGGCGCCTCAACAGCGGTTTCGCGCAAACTTTCAACTGGCGCGACGTGGCCACGGACACCGCGTTGGTATCGGCGTTCGCGCAGGATAAAGGCGAGCAAACGCTCGCATTCGAGGGCCGTGCCGAACGCTATACGTGGTGGCGTGGCGCGCACGCGGGCGAGTTCGGCGCGACACTCGGCGATACGCGCGTCACGGGCCGTGTGTTCATCGACGGCGACGTATTCCATGTGTTCTGTCTTGGCACGGCCATGGCCTTCGAGTGGCAGAACCTGCTCGCGCATGCCGCCGACGCCGAACACGGCGAGGGCCGTCTCACCGCGCCGATGCCGGGCAAGGTGATCGCGGTGCTGGTCGAGCCGGGCGCGATGGTGGAGAAGGGCGCGCCGCTCATCGTCATGGAAGCGATGAAGATGGAACACACGATCGGCGCGCCCACGGCGGGCAAGGTCACCGAAGTGCTCTACGGCGTGGGCGATCAGGTGGCCGACGGCGCGCAACTGCTCGTGCTGGAAGCGGCATAA
- a CDS encoding enoyl-CoA hydratase/isomerase family protein encodes MPYETLTVDMAGHVATVTLNRPDVRNAFNETMIAEITAAFTTLGTHGDVRAIVLAGNGKAFCAGADLNWMRKMAGYSDDENRADALRLANMLAAIYRCPKPVIARVHGDAYAGGMGLVCTADIVVAANTVNFCLSEARLGLMPATIAPYVIRALGEQASRRYFVTAEAFDCATALRLGLVSEAVEASELDATVQRIANTLCANSPNAVRECKQLVQDIASETIDTALIEDTAVRIARIRASEEGREGVSSFLEKRTPNWRAQ; translated from the coding sequence ATGCCCTACGAAACGCTCACCGTCGACATGGCGGGACACGTGGCCACGGTCACGCTCAATCGGCCCGACGTGCGCAACGCGTTCAACGAAACCATGATCGCCGAGATCACCGCGGCGTTCACCACGCTCGGCACCCACGGCGACGTGCGCGCCATTGTGCTCGCGGGCAACGGCAAGGCATTCTGCGCGGGCGCGGACCTGAACTGGATGCGCAAGATGGCGGGCTATTCCGACGACGAAAACCGTGCCGACGCGCTGCGTCTCGCGAACATGCTCGCGGCCATCTATCGCTGCCCGAAACCGGTGATCGCGCGCGTGCACGGCGACGCCTACGCGGGCGGCATGGGCCTCGTGTGTACGGCCGATATTGTCGTGGCCGCGAACACCGTGAACTTTTGCCTCTCCGAAGCGCGGCTCGGCCTGATGCCCGCGACCATCGCGCCGTATGTGATTCGCGCGCTCGGCGAGCAGGCGTCGCGCCGCTACTTCGTCACGGCGGAAGCGTTCGATTGCGCCACGGCGCTGCGTCTCGGTCTGGTGAGCGAAGCGGTGGAAGCCAGCGAACTCGACGCCACCGTGCAACGCATTGCCAATACGCTGTGCGCGAACAGCCCGAACGCCGTGCGCGAATGCAAGCAACTGGTGCAGGACATCGCGAGCGAAACGATCGACACCGCGCTGATCGAAGATACGGCCGTGCGCATCGCGCGCATCCGCGCTAGCGAGGAAGGACGCGAAGGCGTTTCGTCGTTCCTCGAAAAACGCACGCCGAACTGGCGCGCGCAATAA
- a CDS encoding isovaleryl-CoA dehydrogenase, whose translation MSNVPGLQFPLGEEVEMLRDSIASFAAKEIAPRAAEIDRTDQFPMDLWRKFGELGVLGMTVSEEYGGANMGYTAHMVAMEEISRASASVGLSYGAHSNLCVNQIHRNGTEAQKQKYLPKLLSGEHVGALAMSEPNAGSDVVSMKLRAQKQGDRYVLNGTKMWITNGPDCDTLVVYAKTDPEAGARGMTAFIVEKGMKGFSVAQKLDKLGMRGSHTGELVFQDVEVPEENILGQLNGGVKVLMSGLDYERAVLAGGPTGIMAAVMDNVVPYIHDRKQFGQAIGEFQLIQGKVADLYTTFQACRAYLYAVGRQLDTLGAGHVRQVRKDCAGVILYTAEKATWMAGEAIQILGGNGYINEYPVGRLWRDAKLYEIGAGTSEIRRMLIGRELFAETM comes from the coding sequence ATGAGCAACGTACCCGGCTTGCAGTTCCCGCTCGGCGAGGAAGTCGAAATGCTGCGCGACAGCATCGCGAGCTTCGCCGCCAAAGAGATCGCACCGCGCGCGGCGGAAATCGACCGCACCGACCAGTTCCCCATGGACCTGTGGCGCAAGTTCGGCGAACTGGGCGTGCTCGGTATGACGGTCTCCGAGGAATACGGCGGCGCCAACATGGGCTACACGGCGCACATGGTCGCGATGGAAGAGATCTCGCGCGCGTCGGCCTCCGTGGGGCTCTCGTACGGCGCGCACTCCAATCTCTGCGTGAACCAGATCCACCGCAACGGCACGGAAGCGCAGAAGCAAAAATATCTCCCGAAGCTGCTTTCCGGCGAACATGTGGGCGCGCTCGCCATGAGCGAGCCCAACGCGGGCTCGGACGTCGTCAGCATGAAACTGCGCGCGCAGAAGCAAGGCGACCGCTACGTGCTCAACGGCACGAAAATGTGGATTACCAACGGCCCGGATTGCGACACGCTGGTGGTCTACGCTAAGACCGACCCCGAAGCCGGCGCGCGCGGCATGACGGCGTTCATCGTCGAAAAGGGCATGAAGGGTTTCTCGGTGGCGCAGAAGCTCGACAAGCTCGGCATGCGCGGCTCGCACACCGGCGAACTCGTGTTTCAGGACGTGGAAGTGCCCGAGGAAAACATCCTCGGCCAGCTCAACGGCGGCGTGAAGGTGCTGATGAGCGGTCTCGACTACGAGCGCGCCGTGCTCGCGGGCGGTCCCACGGGCATCATGGCCGCGGTCATGGACAACGTCGTGCCCTATATTCACGACCGCAAGCAGTTCGGGCAGGCTATTGGCGAATTCCAGCTCATTCAAGGCAAGGTCGCCGACCTCTACACCACCTTCCAGGCGTGCCGCGCGTATCTCTACGCGGTGGGCCGCCAGCTAGACACGCTCGGTGCTGGCCATGTGCGCCAGGTGCGCAAGGACTGCGCGGGCGTGATTCTCTATACCGCCGAAAAAGCCACGTGGATGGCGGGCGAAGCCATTCAGATTCTGGGCGGCAACGGTTATATCAACGAGTATCCGGTGGGCCGCTTGTGGCGCGACGCCAAGCTCTATGAAATTGGCGCGGGCACGAGCGAGATTCGGCGCATGCTGATCGGCCGCGAGCTGTTCGCGGAAACGATGTAA
- a CDS encoding FeoA family protein produces the protein MRLTELTQGATALVERVEDTQAPDPIAQRLRDLGFVPGEPVRVVARAPWGADPLLVQIGSTRFALRRAEAQRVSVNTSEEHAQ, from the coding sequence ATGCGTCTGACCGAACTCACCCAAGGTGCGACCGCGCTCGTCGAGCGCGTCGAAGATACTCAAGCGCCCGATCCGATCGCGCAGCGTCTGCGCGACCTCGGCTTCGTGCCCGGCGAACCCGTGCGCGTGGTTGCGCGCGCGCCGTGGGGCGCCGACCCGCTGCTCGTGCAGATCGGCTCGACGCGCTTCGCCCTGCGGCGCGCCGAGGCGCAACGCGTGAGCGTCAATACCAGCGAGGAGCACGCGCAATGA
- the feoB gene encoding ferrous iron transporter B produces MSQVPLQSSSLRIALVGNPNCGKTALFNLLTGARQKVANYAGVTVERKEGRFATPSGRNVRLLDLPGAYSLASTSPDERVTQDVLLGRYPGEAAPDLIVCVADATNLRLHLRFVLEVQRMGRPMVLALNMMDAAKRRGIVVDVAELSRRLGMPVVETVAVRRGGAQELVELIDRLHATNTTSATAAASNAEIADTAGTPGAAHAPADDLHATVRGILASAVTMPRATDARDDAIDRFALHPVLGPAILAFVMFLVFQAVYSLGKPMTDAIGDGFGWLGTYAGAVLPDGPLRSLVTDALFGGVGTVLGFLPEILVLFFFILVLEESGYLPRAAFLLDRMMVAVGLTGRSFIPLLSSFACAIPGVMGTRSITDPRDRLATILVAPLMTCSARLPVYALLIGAFIPQRLILGVFNLQGLVLFALYAAGILGAMAVGYVMKLLRRDRREHALLMELPSYRMPKARDVAIGLWERGSIFLKRLTGIILALTVLMWFVSTFPSPPAGATQPAIDYTIAGYLGRVLQWPFAPLGFNWQMSLSLIPAFAARETAVAALATVYAVSGGDGDIAALGHALAQNFSLASALSLMVWFAFAPQCMSTLAVIRRETRSWRAVTVSFGYMFVVAYAASFVTYQIARHFV; encoded by the coding sequence ATGAGCCAGGTACCGCTGCAATCTTCGTCCTTGCGGATCGCCCTCGTCGGCAATCCCAACTGCGGCAAGACCGCGCTCTTCAACCTGCTGACGGGCGCGCGCCAGAAAGTCGCCAATTACGCGGGCGTGACCGTCGAGCGCAAGGAAGGCCGCTTCGCCACGCCTTCGGGCCGCAACGTGCGGCTGCTCGACTTGCCGGGCGCGTACAGCCTCGCCTCGACCAGCCCCGACGAGCGCGTCACGCAAGACGTGCTGCTCGGCCGCTATCCGGGCGAAGCCGCGCCCGACCTGATCGTGTGCGTGGCCGACGCGACCAACCTGCGCCTGCATCTGCGCTTCGTGCTGGAAGTCCAGCGCATGGGCCGCCCGATGGTGCTCGCGCTCAACATGATGGACGCCGCCAAACGGCGCGGCATCGTGGTGGATGTGGCCGAACTGTCGCGCCGCCTCGGCATGCCCGTGGTCGAAACCGTGGCCGTGCGGCGCGGCGGCGCTCAGGAACTGGTCGAGCTGATCGACCGCCTGCATGCCACGAACACGACCAGCGCCACGGCGGCCGCCAGCAATGCCGAAATCGCCGATACCGCCGGCACGCCCGGCGCCGCGCACGCCCCCGCCGACGACCTGCACGCCACCGTGCGCGGCATCCTCGCGAGCGCCGTGACGATGCCGCGCGCCACCGACGCCCGCGACGACGCCATCGACCGCTTCGCGCTGCATCCCGTGCTCGGCCCGGCGATTCTCGCCTTCGTGATGTTCCTCGTGTTTCAGGCGGTGTATTCGCTCGGCAAACCGATGACGGACGCGATCGGCGACGGCTTCGGCTGGCTCGGCACCTACGCGGGCGCCGTGTTGCCCGACGGCCCGCTGCGCAGCCTCGTCACCGACGCGCTGTTCGGCGGCGTGGGCACCGTGCTCGGCTTCCTGCCCGAGATTCTCGTGCTGTTCTTCTTCATCCTCGTGCTCGAAGAGTCGGGCTATCTGCCGCGCGCCGCCTTCCTGCTCGACCGCATGATGGTGGCCGTGGGGCTCACGGGGCGCTCGTTCATTCCGCTGCTCTCGAGCTTCGCCTGCGCGATTCCGGGCGTGATGGGCACGCGCAGCATCACCGACCCGCGCGACCGTCTCGCCACCATTCTCGTCGCGCCGCTCATGACATGTTCGGCGCGCCTGCCGGTGTACGCGCTGCTGATCGGCGCGTTCATTCCGCAGCGCCTGATCCTCGGCGTGTTCAACCTGCAAGGGCTCGTGCTGTTCGCGCTCTACGCGGCCGGCATTCTCGGCGCGATGGCGGTGGGCTATGTCATGAAGCTGCTGCGCCGCGACCGCCGCGAACACGCGCTGCTGATGGAGTTGCCCTCGTACCGCATGCCGAAGGCGCGCGACGTGGCCATCGGGTTGTGGGAGCGCGGCTCGATCTTCCTCAAGCGCCTCACGGGCATCATCCTCGCGCTGACCGTGCTGATGTGGTTCGTCTCCACGTTCCCCTCGCCGCCCGCGGGCGCGACGCAGCCGGCCATCGACTACACCATTGCAGGCTATCTCGGCCGCGTGTTGCAGTGGCCGTTCGCGCCGCTCGGCTTCAACTGGCAGATGAGCCTTTCGCTGATCCCCGCGTTCGCCGCGCGCGAAACGGCCGTGGCCGCGCTCGCCACGGTCTACGCGGTCTCGGGCGGCGACGGCGACATTGCCGCGCTCGGCCACGCGCTCGCGCAGAACTTCTCGCTCGCGAGCGCGCTCTCGCTGATGGTGTGGTTTGCGTTCGCGCCGCAGTGCATGTCCACGCTCGCCGTGATCCGCCGCGAAACGCGCTCGTGGCGCGCCGTGACGGTCTCGTTCGGCTACATGTTCGTGGTCGCGTATGCGGCCTCGTTCGTCACGTACCAGATCGCGAGGCACTTCGTATGA
- a CDS encoding TetR/AcrR family transcriptional regulator has product MSTIAAQKAVLPASRRQPAGRKSQQRVREILEAGREVFSEKGYARATTAEIAQRLGVSEATVFSYFRGKRELCARVIGDWYDESIAAIEGGLPRDGSVRQQFAFIVRMHLQLMLESGTGICELVLSEGRTRHHELSEALIEMQRRYTAPLMRVLARGQDTGQIRKDLPLRLLRSLVFGPMEHVLWDATLANRRTDIEATAERLVDALWSALQPPQLELAALAQFSQDVSEAVRRLERERGAAHKR; this is encoded by the coding sequence ATGTCCACGATCGCCGCCCAGAAAGCCGTCCTGCCCGCGTCGCGCCGCCAGCCCGCGGGCCGCAAGTCGCAACAGCGCGTGCGCGAGATTCTCGAAGCGGGGCGCGAGGTGTTCTCCGAAAAGGGCTACGCGCGCGCGACCACGGCCGAAATCGCACAGCGGCTCGGCGTGTCCGAGGCCACGGTGTTCAGCTACTTTCGGGGCAAGCGGGAGTTGTGCGCGCGCGTGATCGGCGACTGGTACGACGAATCGATCGCCGCGATCGAAGGCGGTCTGCCGCGCGACGGCAGCGTGCGCCAGCAGTTCGCCTTCATCGTGCGGATGCATCTGCAACTGATGCTGGAGAGCGGCACCGGCATCTGCGAGCTGGTGCTATCGGAAGGCCGCACGCGGCATCATGAATTGAGCGAGGCGCTCATCGAAATGCAGCGCCGTTACACGGCGCCGCTCATGCGCGTGCTCGCGCGCGGGCAGGACACGGGGCAGATTCGCAAGGACCTGCCGCTGCGGCTGTTGCGCTCGCTCGTGTTCGGGCCCATGGAGCACGTGCTCTGGGACGCCACGCTCGCGAATCGCCGCACGGACATCGAGGCGACGGCGGAACGGCTTGTCGACGCGTTGTGGTCGGCGCTGCAACCGCCGCAACTCGAACTCGCGGCGCTCGCGCAATTCAGCCAGGACGTGAGCGAGGCCGTGCGCCGGCTCGAACGCGAGCGCGGCGCGGCGCACAAGCGCTAG
- a CDS encoding DUF6587 family protein: MSAGLVVQYTVIALLVIASLIQTTRKLAPKSAQRAQAAMAAPLLRPQRGALAQRIGRFLQPKGAPAGHCGDSGGCNTCGTCGPSSPEASNEQPVAFHPPRK; encoded by the coding sequence ATGAGCGCCGGTCTCGTCGTCCAATACACGGTGATCGCGCTGCTCGTGATCGCCAGCCTGATCCAGACCACGCGCAAGCTCGCGCCCAAGTCCGCGCAGCGCGCACAGGCCGCGATGGCCGCGCCGCTGCTGCGTCCGCAACGCGGTGCGCTCGCGCAACGCATCGGCCGCTTCCTGCAACCGAAGGGCGCGCCCGCCGGCCATTGCGGCGACAGCGGCGGCTGCAATACCTGCGGCACGTGCGGGCCTTCCTCGCCCGAAGCGTCGAACGAGCAACCCGTGGCGTTTCATCCGCCGCGCAAGTAA
- a CDS encoding CDP-diacylglycerol diphosphatase → MLSFLSPARWFRFATLAAALIALCGTGACVRLSAVDSDGLWKVVGGQCVPNMRDKGQPGPCTTVDFQKRDAVLKDIAGRAQYLLIPTDRVSGIESDDILYAGSPEYWVDAWAATHDVETKLGTTLTANQLGTEINSSKRRTQNQLHIHVDCMRTDITQALAPFNTMPPNTWRWTTLDGNRYRVMRVTSLRDRSNPFRVVARDLGPKQSMALQTILVTGAGPNAQRDGWLIVNSGLDVDNGSGSAEGLLDHQCAVAAH, encoded by the coding sequence ATGCTTTCTTTTCTTTCTCCCGCACGCTGGTTCCGTTTCGCGACGCTGGCCGCCGCGTTGATCGCGCTCTGCGGCACCGGCGCCTGCGTGCGCCTGTCCGCCGTCGACTCGGACGGCCTCTGGAAAGTCGTGGGCGGCCAATGCGTGCCGAACATGCGCGACAAAGGCCAGCCCGGCCCGTGCACGACCGTCGACTTCCAGAAACGCGACGCCGTGCTGAAGGACATCGCGGGCCGCGCGCAATATCTGCTGATTCCCACCGACCGCGTGAGCGGCATCGAAAGCGACGACATTCTCTACGCCGGTTCGCCCGAATACTGGGTCGACGCGTGGGCCGCGACGCACGATGTCGAAACGAAACTCGGCACGACGCTCACCGCGAATCAGCTCGGCACGGAAATCAATTCGTCGAAACGGCGCACCCAGAATCAACTGCACATTCACGTCGATTGCATGCGCACCGACATCACCCAGGCGCTCGCGCCCTTCAACACGATGCCGCCCAACACGTGGCGCTGGACCACGCTCGACGGCAACCGCTACCGCGTGATGCGCGTGACGAGCCTGCGCGACCGCAGCAATCCGTTCCGCGTGGTCGCGCGCGATCTCGGGCCGAAGCAGAGCATGGCGCTGCAAACGATCCTCGTGACGGGCGCGGGCCCGAACGCGCAGCGCGACGGCTGGCTTATCGTCAATAGCGGGCTCGACGTGGACAACGGTTCGGGCTCGGCGGAAGGCTTGCTCGATCATCAGTGCGCGGTGGCGGCACACTGA